The proteins below are encoded in one region of Saccopteryx leptura isolate mSacLep1 chromosome 1, mSacLep1_pri_phased_curated, whole genome shotgun sequence:
- the LOC136389581 gene encoding natural cytotoxicity triggering receptor 2-like isoform X2 — MAWEATYLRPLVLLVLLASGSWEQREELLRRLEGETFSVTCWYSSWDRSKMKFWCRQTSAGTCNLLVTYPRGRAGSGTPRHFIQDYPSWDHFTVTVTELRLQDSGFYWCGIYEYPSPTVLKSIRLVVSRASTLPTTRSTRRTTAWTSATTSLPTDSPPGHWYIAAGVTTALLLLLVLAVLTTLYLCKARGRARTGEDKSHHIYDISAHEDKTVPRKDLSARQRESQLSWTGSGEDTGDIQYASLAHLNHFGSEDSIYVNTRPGPKPTPDPILAVEYASIMKNRPRPQVACPGGGVQDLRAEASLQ; from the exons ATGGCCTGGGAGGCCACATACCTGCGGCCACTTGTCCTGCTGGTGCTCCTGGCCTCAG GCTCCTGGGAACAGCGGGAAGAGTTGCTGCGTAGACTGGAGGGTGAGACGTTCTCCGTGACATGCTGGTACTCAAGCTGGGACAGGTCAAAGATGAAATTCTGGTGCAGGCAAACGTCAGCAGGGACTTGTAACTTACTGGTCACCTATCCCAGGGGCCGGGCAGGGTCTGGGACGCCACGGCACTTCATCCAGGACTACCCTAGTTGGGACCACTTCACCGTCACCGTGACTGAGCTCAGGCTGCAAGACTCGGGTTTCTATTGGTGTGGAATCTACGAATATCCCAGCCCCACAGTTCTCAAAAGCATCCGCCTGGTGGTATCTCGGG CTTCGACCCTGCCCACCACCAGGAGCACCAGGAGGACCACAGCCTGGACCTCTGCCACCACCAGCCTTCCCACTGACAG CCCCCCAGGCCACTGGTATATTGCTGCCGGAGTGACCAcggccctgctgctgctgctggtgctcGCCGTCCTCACGACCCTGTACCTCTGCAAGGCCCGAGGGAGAGCCAGGACAG GTGAGGACAAATCCCACCACATCTACGACATTTCTGCCCATGAGGACAAGACTGTGCCTAGGAAGGATCTCTCCGCAAGACAGAGGGAATCTCAGCTTTCCTGG ACGGGCTCTGGCGAGGACACTGGGGACATCCAATACGCCTCACTTGCCCACCTGAACCACTTCGGCTCCGAGGACTCCATCTACGTCAACACCCGCCCCGGCCCGAAGCCCACACCTGACCCGATTCTGGCTGTGGAATATGCCAGCATCATGAAAAACAGACCTCGGCCCCAAGTCGCCTGCCCTGGAGGAGGAGTCCAGGACCTGAGGGCGGAAGCCAGTTTGCAGTGA
- the LOC136389581 gene encoding natural cytotoxicity triggering receptor 2-like isoform X1, whose translation MAWEATYLRPLVLLVLLASGSWEQREELLRRLEGETFSVTCWYSSWDRSKMKFWCRQTSAGTCNLLVTYPRGRAGSGTPRHFIQDYPSWDHFTVTVTELRLQDSGFYWCGIYEYPSPTVLKSIRLVVSRASTLPTTRSTRRTTAWTSATTSLPTDSPPGHWYIAAGVTTALLLLLVLAVLTTLYLCKARGRARTGEDKSHHIYDISAHEDKTVPRKDLSARQRESQLSWQTGSGEDTGDIQYASLAHLNHFGSEDSIYVNTRPGPKPTPDPILAVEYASIMKNRPRPQVACPGGGVQDLRAEASLQ comes from the exons ATGGCCTGGGAGGCCACATACCTGCGGCCACTTGTCCTGCTGGTGCTCCTGGCCTCAG GCTCCTGGGAACAGCGGGAAGAGTTGCTGCGTAGACTGGAGGGTGAGACGTTCTCCGTGACATGCTGGTACTCAAGCTGGGACAGGTCAAAGATGAAATTCTGGTGCAGGCAAACGTCAGCAGGGACTTGTAACTTACTGGTCACCTATCCCAGGGGCCGGGCAGGGTCTGGGACGCCACGGCACTTCATCCAGGACTACCCTAGTTGGGACCACTTCACCGTCACCGTGACTGAGCTCAGGCTGCAAGACTCGGGTTTCTATTGGTGTGGAATCTACGAATATCCCAGCCCCACAGTTCTCAAAAGCATCCGCCTGGTGGTATCTCGGG CTTCGACCCTGCCCACCACCAGGAGCACCAGGAGGACCACAGCCTGGACCTCTGCCACCACCAGCCTTCCCACTGACAG CCCCCCAGGCCACTGGTATATTGCTGCCGGAGTGACCAcggccctgctgctgctgctggtgctcGCCGTCCTCACGACCCTGTACCTCTGCAAGGCCCGAGGGAGAGCCAGGACAG GTGAGGACAAATCCCACCACATCTACGACATTTCTGCCCATGAGGACAAGACTGTGCCTAGGAAGGATCTCTCCGCAAGACAGAGGGAATCTCAGCTTTCCTGG CAGACGGGCTCTGGCGAGGACACTGGGGACATCCAATACGCCTCACTTGCCCACCTGAACCACTTCGGCTCCGAGGACTCCATCTACGTCAACACCCGCCCCGGCCCGAAGCCCACACCTGACCCGATTCTGGCTGTGGAATATGCCAGCATCATGAAAAACAGACCTCGGCCCCAAGTCGCCTGCCCTGGAGGAGGAGTCCAGGACCTGAGGGCGGAAGCCAGTTTGCAGTGA